Proteins co-encoded in one Nitratireductor kimnyeongensis genomic window:
- a CDS encoding UbiA family prenyltransferase, which produces MDARSERNAVPLAVDLDGTLIATDLLWESLFLLLRRQPLCVLFLPFWLLGGKARLKCEIAARVELDAPGLPYRQELLTQLRKDKADGRHIVLATASPKKFADAIAEHLGVFDEVISTEPGRNMASGMKRDALIEAFGDGGFDYAGNSRADVAVFDAARRAIVVAPDRAAARWHAVNGGELLAAPQPTFRTYVKMLRVHQWLKNSLIFVPLILSHEYFNVPLLILCILAFISFSTAASAIYILNDFFDLGLDRRHPSKRNRPFASGVLSIPFGFASMLALLAISGATALLLPPLFCLVLLAYLVATTAYSLSIKRMLLIDVLTLAGLYTVRILAGSAATMIGVSFWLLAFSVFFFLSLALVKRYVELRSTVLPAGERIAGRGYRAEDQEVIAQAGMASAFSSAMVLALYIQSSAVRELYDMPWLIWPLCPIVLYITIRMWILARRDEMHDDPIVFIISDWRSQLFGLLGALLLFTAGF; this is translated from the coding sequence ATGGACGCGCGATCTGAACGCAATGCAGTGCCTTTGGCTGTCGATCTCGACGGCACGCTGATTGCGACCGATCTTTTGTGGGAGAGCCTGTTCCTCCTGCTACGCCGGCAGCCCTTGTGTGTGCTTTTCCTTCCTTTCTGGCTTCTTGGGGGCAAGGCGCGGCTCAAATGCGAAATCGCCGCGCGCGTCGAGCTAGACGCGCCAGGGCTGCCATATCGTCAGGAACTGCTCACACAGCTTCGCAAAGACAAGGCAGACGGCCGCCACATTGTTCTGGCAACGGCTTCGCCGAAGAAATTCGCCGATGCGATCGCAGAGCACCTTGGGGTCTTTGACGAGGTCATCTCCACCGAACCTGGGCGCAACATGGCGTCCGGAATGAAGCGTGACGCGCTGATCGAGGCATTCGGCGACGGCGGGTTCGACTATGCGGGCAACAGCCGCGCCGATGTTGCTGTCTTCGATGCCGCGCGCAGAGCGATCGTGGTTGCCCCTGATCGTGCGGCCGCACGCTGGCATGCAGTGAATGGTGGCGAGCTGCTGGCAGCACCCCAGCCGACGTTCAGGACCTATGTGAAAATGCTGCGGGTCCATCAATGGCTGAAGAACAGTCTGATTTTTGTGCCTCTGATCCTCAGTCACGAATATTTCAATGTTCCCCTGCTCATTCTGTGCATTCTGGCCTTCATCTCGTTCAGCACGGCGGCCTCGGCCATCTACATCCTGAACGACTTTTTCGATCTCGGACTTGATCGTCGGCATCCCAGCAAGAGGAACAGACCTTTTGCAAGTGGCGTGCTTTCGATTCCCTTCGGGTTTGCCTCGATGCTGGCGCTGCTGGCAATCAGTGGCGCAACGGCGCTTCTCCTGCCGCCGCTTTTCTGCCTCGTGCTCCTCGCCTATCTGGTTGCCACCACCGCTTATTCGCTTTCCATCAAGCGGATGCTGTTGATTGACGTTTTGACCCTGGCGGGCCTTTACACGGTGCGCATCCTTGCCGGCAGCGCGGCGACCATGATCGGCGTCTCATTCTGGCTTCTGGCCTTCTCCGTGTTCTTCTTTCTCTCGCTTGCGCTGGTGAAACGCTATGTCGAGCTCCGCTCCACGGTGCTCCCCGCTGGCGAGCGGATTGCGGGAAGGGGGTACCGCGCGGAGGATCAGGAGGTGATTGCACAGGCGGGTATGGCCTCCGCTTTTTCCTCGGCGATGGTTCTTGCACTTTATATTCAAAGCAGCGCGGTGCGCGAACTCTACGACATGCCATGGCTGATCTGGCCGCTTTGCCCGATTGTTCTCTACATCACGATCCGCATGTGGATCCTTGCCAGGCGTGACGAGATGCATGACGATCCCATCGTTTTCATCATCAGCGACTGGCGCAGCCAGCTTTTCGGCCTGCTGGGTGCGCTTCTCCTCTTCACGGCGGGGTTCTGA
- a CDS encoding mechanosensitive ion channel family protein, which produces MSLKFRALPVFLCFLFQVTILASALAQAPENFLQVQREKLSEIESTVNSLEQEVDDQATDDGELVSVRVELEKLAREVFDASLAFRPRLSEINTRLEQLGEPRKEGEPAEPEEVTRERTRLLDEKASFNVLIGDAERLSVHINSVVDGIAELRRDLFTRTLSRRYDVSAALSADVAGEFTQDVGRVYQRVSAWLSFVFKYRLKPLLLATTLATIAALALLFGGRRLFGDFIEPDPTETEPTYLSRLSLALFSTLIPSLSIGVFLASTYYFLDYFSLLRSDIQPLLWAFFSVIILVYFVYRLARAILAPRRPNWRLLPVRSQAAQWLLVLAVVTAIATGFDYFMDQVYLLFGSQLSLTVATSLIATVIVGLLIMAIGGVSPLDDEEGKPKPWPLKFRYLLFALGAAIIIAAMLGYIGFARFLSQQAVVTGAIIATTYIGILTAGAITSEGAFANSWLARRLERYTAFDETALDQLGLVTGMLINTIVVLIGVPLILLQWGFRWADLTAWSYRIAGKIQVGSLSFSIVGILTGILVFVIGYFLTRWFQSWLDGKVMARSRMDSGVRNSIRTGIGYVGLVIAALIGISAAGINLSNLALVAGALSLGIGFGLQNIVSNFVSGLILLAERPFKAGDWIVAGGVSGTVKKISVRATEIETFQRQSVILPNSELINAAVGNWTHRNKLGRMEIPIGVAYGSDVRRVHEILLEIARSHPLVLKNPEPFVLFAGFGDSSLDFEIRVYLSDILMQLNVQNDIRFAIVDAFEAEGIEIPFPQRDIHVRSGLFKAQETAQATNNGDPSDAVVDEQDDLSAGKRRRRRKVDPE; this is translated from the coding sequence ATGTCGTTGAAGTTTCGTGCCCTTCCGGTTTTCCTGTGCTTCCTGTTCCAAGTCACCATCCTGGCGTCGGCTTTGGCTCAGGCACCGGAAAACTTCCTGCAGGTGCAACGCGAAAAGCTTTCCGAAATCGAATCCACCGTCAACAGCCTGGAACAGGAAGTAGACGATCAGGCCACTGACGATGGTGAACTCGTCTCGGTGCGTGTTGAGCTGGAGAAGCTCGCGCGCGAGGTCTTTGATGCAAGTCTGGCATTTCGTCCACGCCTTTCCGAAATCAATACGCGTCTTGAACAACTGGGTGAGCCGCGCAAGGAGGGCGAGCCGGCCGAACCGGAGGAGGTGACGCGCGAACGCACCCGATTGCTCGACGAGAAGGCGAGTTTCAACGTGCTGATCGGCGACGCCGAGAGGCTTTCGGTTCATATCAACAGTGTCGTCGATGGAATTGCCGAACTTCGGCGGGACCTTTTCACGCGAACGCTTTCACGCCGCTACGATGTCTCCGCGGCCTTGAGCGCGGATGTTGCCGGTGAGTTCACTCAGGACGTCGGACGCGTTTACCAGCGTGTCTCCGCCTGGCTCTCCTTCGTCTTCAAGTATCGCCTCAAGCCACTTCTTCTCGCGACTACGCTGGCGACCATTGCCGCCCTCGCGCTGCTTTTCGGGGGGCGCCGCCTGTTCGGCGATTTCATAGAGCCTGATCCGACGGAAACGGAGCCTACCTATCTCAGTCGTCTTTCGCTGGCATTGTTCTCGACGCTGATACCGTCGCTGTCTATTGGCGTTTTCCTAGCCTCGACCTACTATTTTCTCGACTATTTCAGCCTTCTGCGCAGCGATATCCAACCACTTCTGTGGGCGTTTTTTTCCGTCATCATCCTGGTTTATTTCGTCTATCGTCTGGCGCGGGCCATCCTTGCGCCGAGGCGACCCAACTGGCGGCTGCTGCCCGTACGGTCGCAGGCGGCTCAATGGCTGCTAGTTCTGGCCGTGGTTACGGCGATAGCGACCGGATTCGACTATTTCATGGATCAGGTCTACCTGCTGTTCGGCTCTCAGCTTTCGCTGACAGTGGCCACCAGTCTGATAGCCACTGTTATTGTAGGCCTGCTCATCATGGCCATTGGCGGCGTCAGCCCTTTGGATGATGAGGAAGGCAAACCGAAACCCTGGCCGCTCAAGTTTCGCTATCTCCTGTTCGCCCTTGGGGCGGCCATCATCATTGCGGCGATGCTTGGCTATATCGGCTTTGCCCGGTTCCTTTCCCAGCAGGCGGTGGTCACGGGCGCGATCATCGCCACGACGTATATCGGCATCCTAACAGCCGGGGCGATCACCTCGGAGGGGGCTTTCGCCAATTCCTGGCTGGCACGGCGGCTGGAGCGCTACACGGCTTTCGATGAAACCGCGCTCGATCAACTCGGTCTCGTCACCGGTATGCTGATCAACACGATCGTGGTTCTGATCGGCGTGCCGCTTATCCTTCTGCAATGGGGGTTCCGTTGGGCAGATCTGACGGCGTGGAGCTATCGGATCGCCGGCAAGATTCAGGTCGGTTCTCTCTCGTTCTCCATTGTCGGAATCCTGACCGGCATTCTCGTGTTCGTCATCGGTTATTTCCTTACGCGCTGGTTTCAGAGTTGGCTCGACGGGAAGGTGATGGCCCGAAGCCGGATGGATTCCGGCGTGCGCAATTCCATTCGAACCGGTATCGGCTATGTCGGCCTGGTGATTGCGGCGCTTATCGGCATTTCGGCGGCCGGCATCAATCTGTCCAATCTCGCCCTTGTCGCGGGTGCGCTTTCTCTCGGGATCGGCTTCGGCCTGCAGAACATCGTCTCAAACTTCGTTTCGGGGCTGATCCTGCTGGCAGAGCGTCCGTTCAAGGCGGGTGACTGGATCGTTGCGGGCGGGGTATCGGGCACGGTCAAGAAAATTTCCGTGCGCGCAACCGAAATCGAGACGTTTCAACGCCAGTCAGTCATTCTGCCGAATTCCGAGCTGATCAACGCGGCTGTCGGCAACTGGACCCACCGCAACAAGCTGGGGCGCATGGAGATACCCATCGGTGTCGCCTATGGGTCGGATGTGCGGCGGGTGCACGAAATTCTTCTGGAAATCGCCAGATCACATCCGCTTGTCCTCAAGAACCCGGAGCCATTTGTCCTCTTTGCCGGCTTTGGCGACTCTTCCCTCGATTTCGAGATTCGTGTCTACCTTTCGGACATTCTCATGCAGCTTAATGTGCAAAACGATATTCGCTTTGCCATTGTCGACGCATTCGAGGCGGAGGGGATCGAAATACCGTTTCCGCAACGCGATATCCACGTGCGCTCGGGGCTGTTTAAAGCTCAAGAGACGGCGCAGGCTACAAATAATGGAGATCCCTCGGACGCGGTAGTGGACGAACAGGATGATTTGTCGGCAGGAAAGCGTCGGCGCCGACGCAAAGTCGACCCGGAATAG
- a CDS encoding sarcosine oxidase subunit beta family protein, giving the protein MAEYSAFSLLKNAFSGNRDWKPAWRKPDPKPNYDVIIIGGGGHGLATAYYLAAEHGITNVAVLEKGWLGSGNIGRNTTIVRSNYLLPESLRFYEYSMKLWENLSHELNYNVMFSQRGILNLAHSPGQADAYIRRGNAMRHSGVDAEWLSPQQIARRVPGLDTSASARFPITGGLLQPRAGTARHDAIAWGYARAADRRGVDLLENCEVTGFLRDGDRITGVSTTRGDIRAKKVAVAVAGSTSRVLQRAGIERLPLESHVLQAFVSEAIKPFVNCVVTFGAGHLYMSQSDKGGLVFGGSLDFYNSYAQRGNLPTAQDVMSEICAMFPSVARLRLLRSWGGVMDMSMDGSPIITKGPLPGLYLNCGWCYGGFKATPASGYSFAWTIAKDEPHAINAPFTLSRFERGAAIDETGHGPTPKLH; this is encoded by the coding sequence ATGGCGGAATATTCAGCTTTTTCGCTTTTGAAGAATGCCTTTTCAGGCAATCGTGACTGGAAACCGGCCTGGCGCAAGCCCGATCCCAAACCGAATTACGACGTCATCATCATCGGTGGCGGCGGCCATGGGCTGGCAACTGCCTATTATCTCGCAGCCGAACACGGCATCACAAATGTCGCCGTTCTGGAAAAGGGATGGCTGGGTTCCGGCAATATCGGCCGCAACACCACCATTGTGCGTTCCAACTATCTTCTGCCGGAATCCCTCCGGTTCTACGAATATTCGATGAAGCTCTGGGAAAATCTCTCCCATGAGCTCAACTACAATGTGATGTTCTCACAGCGGGGCATCCTCAATCTCGCTCATAGTCCGGGCCAGGCGGACGCTTATATCCGCCGCGGCAACGCTATGCGCCACAGCGGTGTCGATGCCGAATGGTTGAGCCCGCAACAGATCGCACGCAGGGTGCCCGGCCTCGATACGTCCGCCTCGGCGCGCTTTCCGATCACCGGCGGGCTCTTGCAGCCGCGCGCGGGGACCGCACGCCACGATGCAATCGCCTGGGGCTATGCCCGCGCCGCAGACCGTCGCGGCGTCGACCTGCTCGAGAATTGTGAGGTGACGGGTTTCCTGCGCGACGGCGACCGGATCACCGGCGTCTCCACCACGAGAGGCGACATCCGCGCAAAAAAAGTTGCGGTGGCAGTTGCCGGCAGCACCAGCCGGGTCTTGCAGCGTGCCGGCATCGAGCGCCTGCCCCTCGAAAGCCACGTCCTTCAGGCCTTTGTCTCCGAGGCCATCAAACCATTCGTGAACTGCGTCGTCACCTTCGGTGCAGGGCATCTCTACATGTCCCAGTCCGACAAGGGCGGGCTGGTATTCGGCGGCAGTCTCGATTTCTACAATTCCTACGCCCAGCGTGGAAATCTTCCCACCGCTCAGGATGTGATGAGTGAGATCTGCGCCATGTTCCCCTCCGTTGCGCGGCTGAGGCTTTTGCGCTCCTGGGGTGGCGTGATGGACATGTCCATGGATGGCTCACCCATCATCACGAAAGGCCCCCTTCCCGGTCTCTACCTCAATTGCGGCTGGTGTTACGGCGGGTTCAAGGCCACGCCGGCCTCCGGCTATTCCTTCGCCTGGACCATCGCGAAGGACGAGCCGCATGCGATCAACGCCCCCTTCACGCTGAGCCGTTTCGAGCGCGGCGCCGCGATAGACGAAACGGGCCACGGCCCAACACCCAAACTGCATTGA
- a CDS encoding FAD-binding oxidoreductase has protein sequence MAEYGAFGLVRKGTTQAIGAEEAIERLRAGRGLPETVLPYGNGRSYGDTCLNDEGALIDMRSMNRILAFDDENGVLTAEAGLMLSDIIAHAGPKGWFPAVVPGTQYVTLGGAIANDVHGKNHHRRGSFGCHVISFTLLRSDGQTHHCSQTDNPELFRATIGGMGLTGLILKATIRLMKVASVDVNEHVRGFSSLDEYFELAEEADAQNEYAVAWLDQLATGSKAGRGFLLTANHAEDGAVYTSPSSRRLAVPFRPPLNLLNRWSLTLFNRAFAWSKARAEGIRRSSYQSYFFPLDAVRHWNRLYGPRGLLQHQCVVPFDAARETIPAMLAAAREAGQASFLTVLKRFGDVPSPGTLSFPRPGYTLTLDFSNGGAATQALFERLDQLTVEAGGAVNPYKDARMSAAVFEASFPKWRDLEVFRDPGFVSDFWRRTALELPASAAGGRHAAE, from the coding sequence ATGGCTGAATACGGGGCATTCGGACTGGTTCGGAAAGGCACGACACAGGCGATCGGCGCTGAAGAGGCGATCGAGCGGTTGCGTGCGGGCCGGGGCCTACCGGAGACCGTTCTGCCCTATGGCAATGGACGCTCATACGGCGATACCTGCCTGAACGACGAGGGAGCGCTGATCGACATGCGCTCCATGAACCGCATTCTCGCATTTGACGACGAAAACGGTGTGTTGACGGCTGAGGCCGGGCTCATGCTGTCGGACATCATTGCTCATGCCGGCCCGAAGGGCTGGTTTCCCGCCGTGGTGCCTGGAACGCAATACGTCACGCTGGGTGGTGCCATCGCCAATGATGTGCACGGCAAGAATCACCACCGGCGTGGCAGCTTTGGGTGTCATGTGATTTCGTTCACACTACTGCGCTCGGATGGTCAGACACACCATTGCAGTCAAACGGACAATCCCGAGCTCTTCCGTGCAACTATAGGCGGGATGGGACTGACAGGCCTCATCTTGAAGGCAACGATCCGATTGATGAAGGTCGCCTCCGTCGATGTGAATGAACACGTGCGCGGGTTTTCAAGCCTCGACGAGTATTTTGAACTTGCCGAAGAGGCCGACGCGCAGAACGAATATGCCGTTGCGTGGCTTGATCAGCTTGCCACGGGATCGAAGGCGGGGAGGGGATTCCTGCTCACGGCCAATCATGCGGAGGATGGCGCGGTCTATACTTCGCCTTCCAGCCGCCGTCTTGCCGTTCCCTTCCGGCCGCCGCTCAACCTCCTGAACCGCTGGTCATTGACGCTGTTCAACCGTGCGTTCGCGTGGAGCAAGGCGCGGGCGGAGGGCATCCGGCGTTCTTCATATCAAAGCTATTTCTTTCCGCTTGATGCGGTGCGCCACTGGAACCGGCTCTATGGACCGCGCGGGCTTCTCCAGCATCAATGCGTGGTGCCGTTCGATGCAGCGCGCGAAACCATCCCGGCCATGTTGGCGGCAGCGCGCGAGGCGGGGCAGGCTTCGTTCCTGACCGTTCTGAAACGGTTTGGCGATGTGCCATCGCCGGGCACGCTCTCGTTTCCAAGGCCCGGATACACGCTGACGCTGGATTTCTCCAATGGGGGTGCCGCCACGCAAGCGCTTTTCGAGCGCCTGGATCAGCTGACGGTCGAAGCCGGTGGCGCGGTCAACCCCTATAAGGATGCGCGCATGAGTGCTGCGGTGTTCGAAGCTTCGTTTCCGAAATGGCGCGATCTGGAGGTCTTCCGGGATCCCGGTTTCGTTTCGGATTTCTGGCGCAGAACGGCGTTGGAGCTGCCGGCCAGTGCCGCAGGAGGGCGCCATGCCGCCGAGTGA